The region CCCAGCCTTaagccggccaccggtggcgctAATCGTAACTGACAGATGGTGCACCTGTTTTAGAGAACGAGAGCCACTGAAACCACGAAACACTTTCTTCTGCAAAAGATTAgcccccctcccaccctggGTCCTGACGAAAGATTATCCGTTCTGATCTGTTCTGCTAGAACAACATCTAGAGCAGATTCGAATGAAGCTTCCTCCAATCGTTACATGTTGAATTCGGCATTCTCTATCCACGGGTCCGCATGCACGGGTCCGAAACTAGTGGATAATAATAAATCGCTTTGGGTTATAAATGGGCGCCATTTTCTCGGTGAGTgagtctctcgctctccgagACCACCCTGTGGCACCTGTGATTGACGTAGCGTGGCGCGTGGATTCAATGGAACGTATTTTTTAAACCCCGCAGCAGATCTTTGTTCCGCTCAACATAACTAACACCCGGCGTGGCCATTGGAACAGGAGCAAATCTTCCGGCTGATCGCAACAAATTCTAATCCTTTTGAAACTCCCTCAACGAATGAAGGGAGCGAAGGAgtgggagaagaaggtgagCTTCCGCTTCTCGCCATTCAATTGGTGTGTGTCAGAGGCTAACAGCTTATTCGctgttctttcgcttcttttcgcAAGCGTGAAGATGTCATCCAATCAAAATGGCTCGAGCCTTATCCCTGCACGTACTCTGGCCGTCGCTCTGGCTGTTTTGGGGCTGTTTCGGTGTTCTGTTAGTGACCCGTTAAGAGCACTATAAAGGAGGCCAAATACCTCTAATGCACGTTCGCATCATATCGTCTTGCTTGGCTCCAGTGATCCATTTGGAATGTTTGATTGCCTTTTGTTCAATTGGGATGCCCATCAGAGCACCTTAATAATAGAGGATAGGAGAGCAGCGCAATTTGTTGTGAGCTTGACGAAGGGaatattaaaattcaaatgctTTTGTAGTTATATAATATTTAAGATTCGATTATAAGATGAATCGAAACGATTGTTTACCTTGTCTGTGTGTTATcaataatctttcaaaaatcCATATAAATTTCCCAAAATTCTCCTCAGCATAGCTTTCGTAGATGAGTAATGGGCTTGAATAGAAGATCCTTGTTGAGCACCTATTCATCACTGCGACACTAATGCTATGCCACTCGTTATCTATAACTAGTCCACCAGCGCGACAAAATTTGTAACCAAACACGTCAAATTTGATGGAAGGCACCAACACCGCACGCTGCTCACACGCTGCACTAGCGTTGCATTTTGATACAGTGTTTTACGGAACCTCGAAAGTCAACCTTCGGGACCGTTAGTTGGTTGATGAGCGTTTTCCAATTCAGGTAAACTCAATTTTCCTCAATCTAATTTCTGGTGCATCAATTTTCGACAGATTCTCTGTCGTCCTATGTTAGCAGATCAGCGTACATGCGATCGATTTTGAATGTGCACTAGATAGTTGGCGGGCAATGAATGTGTATGTAATTGGAATATTTACTTTATTGTATTAAAAGTACTCTCTTCAACACCagcaaaattttaaaaaaatattttataaaatgtaGTTCTTTCATTAGATATTTCTTTTCCAAAGTACCTGTAAATATACTCATTTAACCATCAATGAGCAAGCGAGTAGACGGCTGTTAATCCAGTATGTTTATTAGCTATTGAACATGCACATTCAATTCACAAGCAAACTACTGTGAAACACGGTTTAAACAAATGCACTCGTTTGCACTATAAGATGACAATTATTATTGAATATATCAATGGATTACTAGCCTAGAGCTGAATTAAAAGTCAAAACAATGATAGGATAGAGCTTAGTAGCCATCATTACGAGCAGCAAAGTCTATATACATACCGTGGGATGCGATGACACCCACGAAAGGGGCTGTAATTAATGACTAGGATAATTTAATCAATAACCACATAGTTTAAAAACCTAACTTAAAGTGTTAACGAGCACATACTGCCTCTGTTTGTATAACATTAATCGCACCAAGTTTTTTATaaaacatatataaggacggacgagagGTATGTTTAATCGCAGCAAGTTAAAGCACATTCAAGACTGATGAACATATCCCCTGTTTAAGTATTTTTCCggcaaatatttcattttttccccgatttaaaatattaattcATTAGTTATTATTAAACTTATTGCTTCGAATTTCATCGATGAATGGAGCTTATCAAATCATCTCCCTCTGATGATAGCGTACATCACATCTTCCAACCAACGTTACATCACTGTATCCCGATTATGATTGCTCAAGCATAACATTTGACTGTTGCTTACAGCCCGTGGCACGTTTTCGAAATTAATAATCCAAACATTTGCTTACGACCggttgtgctgctggcgccaaattgtttggtttggacAAACGAAGAAATTATGATTTGATGTAATATTTCAGCATTCCGCCAGTTCCTGGAACTGACTGTTTGGACAAGTAACACTTCCTAATCGGTTTGTTTTAGTGCTCGCTATCACATATTacagatttttgttttcccaagACATCAGCTGCCCACTAAATGAACGCTGGtgtcgttttatttttttgctgataccttacggacggagccgtttTTAACGCTGGTGTTATTTAATATGAATTAAACTGGCAATGTTTATTGTGTTAATAATTACAGTTCGAAAACATTCACCCATACGGCCATTTCGGTTTGATCAACTGTGTAGTCAGAGTCCTACATTGTGAACTTCTTCTAAATGTAAGAGCTACTTCATCTATCTAACACGCTTTCTCACTATCCTTATGCCATCTTCGTACCTTCGTTGATTCTGACGACAGCTATGTGATGACGCTCGTTGGCCCCAACACGATGACATTTGTTACGTCTGCGGTAGTCATccagtttttctttccacccTTTCCACTGAAACTAACACATTTTCAGGGTTAATCTAAAACACTTTTTGCCCCAAACGCCATTATTACAGCCAGTAGAAGGGATAAGCGGTTCTGTTTACCTCATTATTAATCAAATGTCTCTACCTTCTTCTTGTAAAGATGTCGGCCATTACGATTGTATGCGCCTTCCGCCAGCCTTTCCGGTAACCCGTAAGCAGGAAATACGACGGTAGTCTGCAGTGAAGGGGATAACGATTCTCACACTTCATGATGGATGAATGCTATTGAGATGGATTCACAGGGTTTAACTGGAAAAGGGATATGTCCATCACTCTGTGTACACTGTTGGCGATGATGAATGCCATCCctttgaaaacatattttgctgGACGAACACTATCCGAGAGGGCAACAGCTTGCGTCTAACAAAAGATATTATTGTGCTGTATTTAGCAAAAATATGTATCAAGCAAGAAAAATGCGTATTTGTTGAACatttatgtttgtttcaacataaatcataaatagGTCCCCAAAATCTTTGCCGTAGCGCACATGCTTAGCATGCTATAAAAATCGTAAAGCCTGTTTCGACGACAATCTGGCCGATCATTCCAACAAACGGCCAAATAGGAGCAAGAAGCATAACttgattttgaaataataACTAGTTCTCCATGATTGATTCGTATTTTCATAACGAATTTATAAAGGTTGGAATTTATTTAAGAAGTTtttacaaaaacacaaaaacctcTTTATGGACAACATTGAAAGAAATGCCAAAGGAAATGGTAACGAATTCAATGCACCTTATTGTTTTATAGAGTTTATTATTGGTAAAGATTGgactcttttgtttttccaataTTTCCTAGAAAATAAAGCATTTGCGATTGCAGAGCGAATCACAGAAGATTATCTGGAGTGTTGGAGTACCAGATCATACACATAAATCTGGGGGTGTTCTTTTGTATGTTCTTTCTCACTAGCACGATTGTTTGATTGTCCGAAGATACATCGTTGTGATGGATGTGCTAGTGGTGTTAAGCTATGATTTGTGACCTTCTTTCGAAAGGTTTGAAGAGATTATGAGAACCTCATGTATGACATGACAGCTGTTTATCCTGCGTGTGAGAAAACAATGCTGTAAGGCAAACGTGTTATCAAACCGGTTGAACAAATTTTCATCATATGTTACTGGGAAGGTCCTTTGTCATCGTGATATTTTCTATTATCGAAGAttcgttttggttttaatATTAATTAGTAATTAATACggaaattcaattgaaaatacTTCTGATTTGTTATTTTCATATTAATTACATATCTAACTAGCCTATTGTGTTTTGAAGCCATGGTAGACGAAAGATGCCTTCCTTTCAATAGGGTTACTCGTCGGAGAATCGTTTTCGGATGATTATTTAGTTTGTAACGTAGTTTTCTTATGTTCTCTCTGGGCGTTGTTGTTTGAGCTGATGTTTGACGAATTTCCGTCAAAAATTCCAACTAATAGTTAATTGCTCTATTTGCTGTGATGCAACAGCATAATAGTTATTtgctgagaaaaaaaaaccagacacAACTCGTGAATTTATCTTTGTAGGCCACAAACATACCCAGAAATAGAAACTGGCGAGTTATAGAAAGTTTAGAAAAAGCCAACTTTTCGCAAAACTAATTAGAATCAGCGGTCCACATTTTCACTGAAGGTTAACATATTACGCCTCAGGAATTCATTAAATTGTAAAATATGACCaacaaatattttaaaacatattttatttctACAACATAACAAACAAATTCTTCGACATTCATCACTTTACAGGTAAATGATAGTTTACAATTTGAGGCTACGCTGAAATGCGCATCATCATACCGGCTTTTGATGAACAGCATTTACACGGTGATCCAGCATGTCAGAGAAGAACAGAGAGCAGATCTCGTTGTAGACAGGATGCACGCTTTCTAAGTAATGGATGCATGTTCAATTTACGTTCGATTCAGAACAGCAATTTTCGAACACATGCAGTTCCTCTCCAGAGCATGATCAACAAGGAAAGTACAGAACTGCTATTAAGTAAAAAATCTGCCTTTGTCGCTAGGAAGAAGATGTAGAAAGGTAAATCATCATTATGTACAGAATATTGgacatattttaaaaaaggaTAAGCTGTTGCCAAGCAGAACGGTTATATACTGTAATATCGTATACTATCAAATGAATACACCTTCAAATCAATCATAAAATAGATATAAAACAGTACAATTCCACATTACTCACCCGTTTTCATCCGCCTAAAATGTTTCGGACTCAGGAAACCCACAAGGATCAACTCgattcgtgtgttttttttgcatcatttcATGTACTCTTTCGTAGAAAGTTTGTTAGTAACACACATTTTGCTCggattttccgcttttcctaAGCCTAGTACGCTTCCGACTGCTGGCAGCGTGGAGTTAGTCAGTTCAGTTCCTAGAAAGGCGCGCGTGAGCGGTTTGTACGCATTATTGTTATCGCAAACAGCAGAAGCTCAATCATCTCGCGAACAATTGAAGAGTGTCTCCGTCGGTTTGACTTCCTTGTTTCACATGTATTTCACAATTAAAGTATCATTACCGCCCGGGCGTTTTGTTGGAGTTCGTATAATAATAAGACGATCAGGATACGCACCGTAGCGATGTACGGTTGGGGTCTGGGTCTTAGATCACCAGTTGATTGCGATAGCGCGGTGGCTCTGGGAAGTCCCCAAGGTATTCCGAGTGTTTGATGCCGAAGCTGTAGGCCGGCACATGGCCCAGGTTGATCTATCGAGCACATGGGAACGCATGATGTGAAgtgacggtgaaggtgaaatggAATCCGCCAAAATGCATGGAACCGATACATCGccaaaaacgacaaacgaaaaacaataatGAATGACCAACAACGCACTAATGTAATGGATCTTGAATGCCCACGGTGCCATAGATGCTTTATGTGGTGGGAATGACaatcaacgcaaacaaaaaggGACGTTCGCACATTGTTCATGTCCAATGGCAAGGCTTCAAATGGGTCACGGCTTTGGGAGCGTGCTGTGTCAAATAGTTGGAGTGCCGAATGGAGAAGGAATAGGCAGGAAGACTTCGATAGGCAGCTCGTGATCCCTAGACCCCATGTAAACCGATAGCGAACGATAGTATCAACGATgaacaagcaacaattaaaGACCAAATGAATGTGGTGAAGGATAAGAACCAGAGGAAAACAATGACAATCATTATAAAGGGGAAATGCTTGGGAGGTCTCCACCAGCGAGGATCAACCCGACATACCTTTTCAGGATAGTGTGCGGCCGGTCCAGGCTTCAGTGCTTCATCGGTCGGCCGTCGGAAGCGGGTCGCCATCGAAAACATAGGCGCACGTCTTACCAGCGGATCGATTTTCGCGTCGTAgtgaccgggaccggggaaCCCAATGCACTCAGGAAGATTCTGCTTCTGCCGGCCGGTGATTGTGTACGCTGGGGCCGAACGGATCGGGCCTTCCTTGCTCGAACCGAGCACATTCGGGATGTGGTACTCGTTCGGAGCTGATCAGCCACATTCAGCGGGGGATCGgggaaaaagaataaaagcCAATCAACATCCATCGGCGCACCGTAGGATCGGTGTTCCTGCTCAaggagcgagtgaacgaatcAACCCGCAAGCGTCCCCCttcccctcgctctctctttttgctcgctttccAATTGAATCCCTCTCCAGTGGGACTTGAGAACTAGATTAACACAGCAGACGCTCAACGGATGACGGGTGAATGGACGGGTTGTACTAATCAAATAATTAGGCAAAAGGCAATACAAAACTACTCAAACAGGGACAGGGACTCAAGTGGACGCCACACTCGTAGAAACTATCAACAAAGCGCTACGGGTACTAATGCAAAGCATACAGCTACGGAAAACCGACACACCACAATCGAGCAATAACTTAAAACACGCAGCCATCGAGTGAGAAAAGCACAGCCGGCCCACAGCCACACCGCTCCCTAGGCACGGAAGTGTCCCGTGCACACCATGCGCTGATGCTGCACGTTGGCCAACTGCTTCACACCGGCGATACAGTTCGGTACGAGCCCATCGCCGACCGTCTCGACGGAAGCCGTCGCGtgctcctcggtggtggtcttcCGCTCACGGATCACCTTGACACTTCCACCGGACGTTCGCGTCGTCACCGTTTTGGTCGTAACAGTGCTCTGACCATCTTGGCCCTTCTGGACCGTGGTaccggtgctagtggtggaggtgctgcCCTTGTTGCTGACGGTGGAGCTGCCATTACTAACCACAACCATCGCCTTCGAGGAGCCAATTGTCGATTCGCCATTCGACATGACTTTCGTCGCAGTGTCGTTGAGTATCGGTGGCGATCGTTGCAGACAGTAGGTCAGTAAAATCATAAACCCGGAAACataagtgaaatgaaataaaagagaaaaataatacAGATGAAACGATACGGGTCCAAACGATCACCAGCATATTGTGGGTTCTTGGGCATGCAGATAGAAAGGGAACGGGCCGGGATCCAAAAACATGAACCCCGCCCGTTTGCATGCACCAACCACAGTTGGAAAGCGTAGAAAAAGCATTACCTGGGCCTTCATGTATGTTCGTTTCGTGATTTACCTTCACGCCAAAGGTGTACGCCGGTGCGCAGTCCGTTTTACACTTTTCCGGCTGGTAAGCCGAGGGTGCTGAAAGTGATCGTAAGGAAAGAGATTAAAATAGTTGTCGGATCGTTTGTCGGTACAGACCTACCTGGTGTGTCCTTCAACGTTTCACCTTTGTGCTTAATACCGAAAGTGTACGCCGGGGCATGATCTAGCTTCACCTTATCGGGATTGTATGTGCCGGGagctgaaatgaaaaatgtaaagctctcttattattatttgtaCTCTACTCGATAAGAGATTTTGTGATGTAGTGCGTCCATCGATCTAAACGGATCACTACGATAAAATAAGCATTATCCTAGAATCGCATTAATGTGGTCCAACATCAGCTATTTGAATTCTAAACATGTACGGACGATGAAACACTACAGTTAGCTATCGCTTACCTGGCACTTCATTCGGTTTCTCCCGGTTCACCTTGATTCCGAAGGGGTACGCTGGAGCATGATCAAGTTTCACCTTCTCCACGGAGTACGTGCCCGGTGCGGGTGTGCAGTCCACCTTATCAATGCACGGACGAACGCCAAACGTGTACGCCGGGGTGCTGTCAAGTTTGGCTGCCTCCGGCCTGTAGGCTCCCGGTGCCGGTATGTCGTCAATTTTGTCAATATTTGGTCGCACACCGAACGTGTAGGCCGGATTGTGGAGCGTATACTTCTCGGGTGAGTAGGTGCCGGGTGCCGGCGTTGCGTTCACTTTAGTCACCTGTGTCTTAACGCCAAAGCTGTACGCTGGAGTGGTGGAATCATGTACCTTTTCGTTATCGTACGCTCCCGGTCCTGGGATGGCACTCGGTTTATCTACGTTCGTTTTCACACCGAACGAGTACGCGGGTGCGCTTTTATCGATGACCTTGTCCGCATCGTACGCCCCCGGACCGGGTATAGCGCTCGGTTTCTCCACATTCGTCTTTACCCCAAATGAGTACGCCGGCGACGCCTTGTCTACTACTTTATCCGTATCATAGGCACCTGGTCCGGGAATGGTGCTCGGTTTTTCCAGATTTGATTTCACTCCAAACGAGTACGCTGGAGAAAAGTGATCGATAACTTTATCCGAATTATATGCTCCTGGTCCCGGAATGGCACTCGGTTTCTCGGCTGCCATCTTTACACCGAAGGAGTACGCAGGAGAGGCTTTATCGATGATCTTATCTGAATCGTATGCTCCCGGTCCGGGTATGGTGCTCGGTTTTTCGACATTCGTCTTGACACCGAACGAATAAGCCGGCGAAGATTTGTCAATAACTTTATCCGCATCGTAGGCCCCTGGCCCCGGAATTGCACTCGGTTTATCGAGATTCGGTTTTACCCCAAAAGAGTACGCTGGAGATGATTTGTCGATCACTTTGTCCGCATCATAAGCACCAGGTCCCGGGATAGCGCTGGGCTTCTCCAGGTTCGTTTTCACTCCGAACGAGTACGCCGGCGAACCCTTATCGATCACTTTATCTGCATCGTAAGCTCCCGGTCCGGGGACGGCGCTTGGCTTGTCGAGATTGGCCTTTACGCCGAACGAATAAGCCGGTGATGATTTGTCAACCACTTTATCCGCGTTATAGGCCCCCGGTCCGGGTACGGCACTCGGTTTCTCTAGATTCGTTTTCACGCCGAACGAGTAAGCCGGAGCGGACTTGTCGTGTCCCTTATCCGTATCATAGGCGCCCGGTCCGGGGATCGGTTCCACCTTTTCCTTGTTCGCTTTCACGCCGAAAGAGTACGCCGGCACACCACTATCGACGCGATCGGCATTGTacgcaccgggaccgggtacCGTGTTCGGTTTGCCCACTTCCGGCCGCAACCCAAACGAGTACGCCGGCGTCTTGCCATCCAGCACCTTATCGGCATCGTAGGCCCCGGGACCCGGGTTGGCACTCGGTTTCTCCTGCTTCGTCCTCACTCCGAAGCTATACGCAGGGGTACTATCTAGTTTGGCCTTCTCGGGAGAATAGGAACCGGGTGCGGGCACCCCGTCCGGTTTGTCGATTGTCGGTCGGATGCCGAAGCTGTACTTGGGTGCGCCATCAAGCTGTGTCTTCTCCGGGGAGTAAGCACCGGGAGCAGGCGTCGTGTTCGGTTTCGCTACATTCGTCCGCAGCCCAAAGCTGTACGCCGGCTGATGGTCCAGGTTGACCTTCTCCACCTGATACGCCGACGGGCCCGGTGTGCAGCTCGGTTTGTCGTGATTGATGCGCATGCCGAATGCAAATGCAGGTGAGTGATCGATGAACTTTTTGGCCTTCTCTGGCTCGTAAGCACCCGGTGCTAAATAAATGCGATCGACCGGAAATGAAAGACGCagcaacggtgacggtgatgaagTGGTGCCGTGAAAGCAGCGATGATGACGGATGCGATGATGACGGAAACAGAAAACGGAAATAATGGCAATGAGCAAACCAGGCAAACCAGTCTGACTACTGTGCATCAGTAGAGCTCTCTAATGGGCGGGGGATATGGCACCAGAACCGTGCCCAGGACCGTGCTTACCAGGATTGCTGTTGGGTTTGTCGATTGTCGGTCGAATGCCGAAGCTGTACGATGGTGTCACGTTGAGTTTCGCCTTTTCCGGCTCGTACGCACCCGGTGCCGGAGTGTTGTTGGGCTTCTCAATAATCGTCTTCAGCCCGAAGCTGTAAGCTGGTTTCTtatccagtgccagtgccttCTCGGGTTCGTATGCA is a window of Anopheles aquasalis chromosome 2, idAnoAquaMG_Q_19, whole genome shotgun sequence DNA encoding:
- the LOC126570327 gene encoding outer dense fiber protein 3-like; amino-acid sequence: MFSMATRFRRPTDEALKPGPAAHYPEKINLGHVPAYSFGIKHSEYLGDFPEPPRYRNQLVI
- the LOC126570326 gene encoding uncharacterized protein LOC126570326 isoform X3, whose translation is MGGFEQRPWTPTKRRGPIAAEHRGPGPQYLLPQLLGTKVVDSKRQAAPAYSFGQRHKPRTESFSPGPLYNITGLGCKGKDAPPAYCLQSRPKEIPKYLTPAPGEYNIEKSDKMLVKSAPKYTFGVKKPPNPTSQTPAPGDYKPERVVLDSAPKYSFGIKPESKLRSDTPAPGTYSPEKVLKDKSPKFSFGLKVIPEKHEETPAPGAYEPEKALALDKKPAYSFGLKTIIEKPNNTPAPGAYEPEKAKLNVTPSYSFGIRPTIDKPNSNPAPGAYEPEKAKKFIDHSPAFAFGMRINHDKPSCTPGPSAYQVEKVNLDHQPAYSFGLRTNVAKPNTTPAPGAYSPEKTQLDGAPKYSFGIRPTIDKPDGVPAPGSYSPEKAKLDSTPAYSFGVRTKQEKPSANPGPGAYDADKVLDGKTPAYSFGLRPEVGKPNTVPGPGAYNADRVDSGVPAYSFGVKANKEKVEPIPGPGAYDTDKGHDKSAPAYSFGVKTNLEKPSAVPGPGAYNADKVVDKSSPAYSFGVKANLDKPSAVPGPGAYDADKVIDKGSPAYSFGVKTNLEKPSAIPGPGAYDADKVIDKSSPAYSFGVKPNLDKPSAIPGPGAYDADKVIDKSSPAYSFGVKTNVEKPSTIPGPGAYDSDKIIDKASPAYSFGVKMAAEKPSAIPGPGAYNSDKVIDHFSPAYSFGVKSNLEKPSTIPGPGAYDTDKVVDKASPAYSFGVKTNVEKPSAIPGPGAYDADKVIDKSAPAYSFGVKTNVDKPSAIPGPGAYDNEKVHDSTTPAYSFGVKTQVTKVNATPAPGTYSPEKYTLHNPAYTFGVRPNIDKIDDIPAPGAYRPEAAKLDSTPAYTFGVRPCIDKVDCTPAPGTYSVEKVKLDHAPAYPFGIKVNREKPNEVPAPGTYNPDKVKLDHAPAYTFGIKHKGETLKDTPAPSAYQPEKCKTDCAPAYTFGVKVNHETNIHEGPVMSNGESTIGSSKAMVVVSNGSSTVSNKGSTSTTSTGTTVQKGQDGQSTVTTKTVTTRTSGGSVKVIRERKTTTEEHATASVETVGDGLVPNCIAGVKQLANVQHQRMVCTGHFRA
- the LOC126570326 gene encoding uncharacterized protein LOC126570326 isoform X2 — protein: MVVQVSIKTRHQQTATASIYRHQSTSFKKRYKESYRVMGGFEQRPWTPTKRRGPIAAEHRGPGPQYLLPQLLGTKVVDSKRQAAPAYSFGQRHKPRTESFSPGPLYNITGLGCKGKDAPPAYCLQSRPKEIPKYLTPAPGEYNIEKSDKMLVKSAPKYTFGVKKPPNPTSQTPAPGDYKPERVVLDSAPKYSFGIKPESKLRSDTPAPGTYSPEKVLKDKSPKFSFGLKVIPEKHEETPAPGAYEPEKALALDKKPAYSFGLKTIIEKPNNTPAPGAYEPEKAKLNVTPSYSFGIRPTIDKPNSNPAPGAYEPEKAKKFIDHSPAFAFGMRINHDKPSCTPGPSAYQVEKVNLDHQPAYSFGLRTNVAKPNTTPAPGAYSPEKTQLDGAPKYSFGIRPTIDKPDGVPAPGSYSPEKAKLDSTPAYSFGVRTKQEKPSANPGPGAYDADKVLDGKTPAYSFGLRPEVGKPNTVPGPGAYNADRVDSGVPAYSFGVKANKEKVEPIPGPGAYDTDKGHDKSAPAYSFGVKTNLEKPSAVPGPGAYNADKVVDKSSPAYSFGVKANLDKPSAVPGPGAYDADKVIDKGSPAYSFGVKTNLEKPSAIPGPGAYDADKVIDKSSPAYSFGVKPNLDKPSAIPGPGAYDADKVIDKSSPAYSFGVKTNVEKPSTIPGPGAYDSDKIIDKASPAYSFGVKMAAEKPSAIPGPGAYNSDKVIDHFSPAYSFGVKSNLEKPSTIPGPGAYDTDKVVDKASPAYSFGVKTNVEKPSAIPGPGAYDNEKVHDSTTPAYSFGVKTQVTKVNATPAPGTYSPEKYTLHNPAYTFGVRPNIDKIDDIPAPGAYRPEAAKLDSTPAYTFGVRPCIDKVDCTPAPGTYSVEKVKLDHAPAYPFGIKVNREKPNEVPAPGTYNPDKVKLDHAPAYTFGIKHKGETLKDTPAPSAYQPEKCKTDCAPAYTFGVKVNHETNIHEGPVMSNGESTIGSSKAMVVVSNGSSTVSNKGSTSTTSTGTTVQKGQDGQSTVTTKTVTTRTSGGSVKVIRERKTTTEEHATASVETVGDGLVPNCIAGVKQLANVQHQRMVCTGHFRA
- the LOC126570326 gene encoding uncharacterized protein LOC126570326 isoform X1 — encoded protein: MVVQVSIKTRHQQTATASIYRHQSTSFKKRYKESYRVMGGFEQRPWTPTKRRGPIAAEHRGPGPQYLLPQLLGTKVVDSKRQAAPAYSFGQRHKPRTESFSPGPLYNITGLGCKGKDAPPAYCLQSRPKEIPKYLTPAPGEYNIEKSDKMLVKSAPKYTFGVKKPPNPTSQTPAPGDYKPERVVLDSAPKYSFGIKPESKLRSDTPAPGTYSPEKVLKDKSPKFSFGLKVIPEKHEETPAPGAYEPEKALALDKKPAYSFGLKTIIEKPNNTPAPGAYEPEKAKLNVTPSYSFGIRPTIDKPNSNPAPGAYEPEKAKKFIDHSPAFAFGMRINHDKPSCTPGPSAYQVEKVNLDHQPAYSFGLRTNVAKPNTTPAPGAYSPEKTQLDGAPKYSFGIRPTIDKPDGVPAPGSYSPEKAKLDSTPAYSFGVRTKQEKPSANPGPGAYDADKVLDGKTPAYSFGLRPEVGKPNTVPGPGAYNADRVDSGVPAYSFGVKANKEKVEPIPGPGAYDTDKGHDKSAPAYSFGVKTNLEKPSAVPGPGAYNADKVVDKSSPAYSFGVKANLDKPSAVPGPGAYDADKVIDKGSPAYSFGVKTNLEKPSAIPGPGAYDADKVIDKSSPAYSFGVKPNLDKPSAIPGPGAYDADKVIDKSSPAYSFGVKTNVEKPSTIPGPGAYDSDKIIDKASPAYSFGVKMAAEKPSAIPGPGAYNSDKVIDHFSPAYSFGVKSNLEKPSTIPGPGAYDTDKVVDKASPAYSFGVKTNVEKPSAIPGPGAYDADKVIDKSAPAYSFGVKTNVDKPSAIPGPGAYDNEKVHDSTTPAYSFGVKTQVTKVNATPAPGTYSPEKYTLHNPAYTFGVRPNIDKIDDIPAPGAYRPEAAKLDSTPAYTFGVRPCIDKVDCTPAPGTYSVEKVKLDHAPAYPFGIKVNREKPNEVPAPGTYNPDKVKLDHAPAYTFGIKHKGETLKDTPAPSAYQPEKCKTDCAPAYTFGVKVNHETNIHEGPVMSNGESTIGSSKAMVVVSNGSSTVSNKGSTSTTSTGTTVQKGQDGQSTVTTKTVTTRTSGGSVKVIRERKTTTEEHATASVETVGDGLVPNCIAGVKQLANVQHQRMVCTGHFRA